One Lentisphaera araneosa HTCC2155 genomic region harbors:
- a CDS encoding YfbK domain-containing protein — MNNNIKNCEEISKLLPALCFDELKQDFADEIHHHLADCESCMDEYLALSMALQKSKAAVTEEDLCLGDNQRSEIRKLAWAAELKLENPKIAESAKEETDLGRLASQGKQTRRFPWAALAALLVVGFILSAMILPSLGTARDKAVAKSRYNDYKQQLLEVEMEKMELEERVAELSADRYSNVSSMQADMDATKGGQLPPPPPPPPPPPVEAGFEVYDSAVASEKVDSSSMDVRPSSAPMQSSKMYSARSAKKPALKKYGGSKMAKAKKSGDEDVDIFSDDSKGQSAQLRAMKEKLEEYQVKAEELELNLDEANGEINELKNTVGKKDTEIARIERQVELLVPDEDAVGDVSGFADDGFADGGFDDSFGDEEIHVSGGISIKKKTYAIPKSTYEPSQALGFSSQEKEDDYDQRIVIDALELKDESLDSAVSKIKELSKLNDPTGEGLNIILRVDGNSVPATAPFDEEDAFGEEDAFGDEALIEESEEQEAGVSLKLNDVPAQKAIELLAEQQGLKLKRTEHAYILADKSIPLDTMEVRFLDVSIEVHEEVAQNGGDYRKYLESQGFQFDAGSEVDFVESVNRLVIKNTPEQNSKIASHLEQVNERAQEKKKESQKARERLKQLKSQQSNLPSVALPSPLFFEGMIDAKETNLSTFAIDVDTASYTAARSEIRAGRKVEASHVRIEEFINNFDYHYSVPKKEAFKIDSELSDHKVYAGVKLLRVGVQGQRLGADSQKPGSYTFVIDNSGSMAAENRLPLIQKTLPNMFKAMNQDDEVTILSCEGGVTNLANRITASNHSQLETAVKNIEAGTVANLSVGIEEAYKLAAQNFRSGAVNRVILLSDGIASLGEKEAQEVLKTVSQYRKQGIGNTVIGVGSEDYDDSFLETLANKGDGVYYFGDSKEQMNDILVNNFEASFKTIARDVKIQLEFNPQAVRSYRLLGYEKRRLANKDFRNDKVDAGEIGAGQSVTALYELVVNENTQEAKLGAVNLRYKNLENELVTEINKEIKAQQNVSFPESQSSMRLAWCAATFARLLKNNGKGELRFDQLAAEVDKILLERPQDQKIQEFKDLIIRCQSLY, encoded by the coding sequence ACAAACTCGGAGGTTCCCTTGGGCAGCCCTAGCAGCTTTACTTGTCGTTGGTTTTATTTTAAGTGCCATGATTTTGCCTTCACTAGGAACAGCACGAGATAAAGCAGTTGCAAAAAGTCGCTATAATGATTACAAGCAGCAACTGCTAGAAGTAGAAATGGAGAAAATGGAGCTGGAAGAACGTGTTGCGGAATTAAGTGCGGATAGATATTCGAATGTATCAAGTATGCAAGCTGACATGGACGCTACAAAAGGTGGCCAATTACCGCCACCGCCACCGCCACCGCCACCGCCACCCGTAGAGGCTGGTTTTGAGGTCTATGATTCGGCGGTAGCAAGTGAAAAAGTAGATAGTTCATCAATGGATGTTCGACCTTCTTCTGCGCCAATGCAGTCTTCAAAAATGTATTCTGCGCGATCCGCAAAAAAACCGGCATTAAAGAAATATGGTGGCTCTAAAATGGCGAAAGCTAAGAAAAGTGGTGATGAAGACGTGGATATCTTTAGCGATGATAGCAAAGGCCAATCAGCTCAGTTGCGAGCTATGAAAGAAAAACTCGAAGAATACCAAGTTAAGGCCGAAGAATTAGAGCTTAACCTCGATGAAGCCAATGGGGAAATTAATGAACTGAAAAATACCGTTGGCAAAAAAGATACTGAAATCGCTCGAATAGAGCGTCAAGTCGAGTTATTGGTGCCAGATGAGGATGCCGTCGGAGATGTCTCTGGTTTCGCGGACGATGGTTTTGCTGATGGCGGCTTTGACGACAGTTTTGGTGATGAAGAGATTCACGTTAGCGGTGGTATTAGCATTAAGAAAAAGACTTACGCAATACCTAAGTCAACGTATGAACCCTCACAAGCGCTCGGTTTTTCATCGCAAGAAAAAGAAGATGACTACGATCAGAGAATTGTGATAGATGCCCTCGAACTCAAGGATGAGAGTCTTGATTCAGCGGTTAGTAAAATCAAAGAATTGTCAAAGCTCAATGATCCCACGGGTGAGGGCCTAAATATTATCTTACGAGTGGATGGTAACTCCGTACCAGCAACTGCACCCTTTGACGAAGAAGATGCTTTTGGCGAAGAAGATGCTTTTGGAGATGAAGCCCTCATAGAAGAATCAGAAGAACAAGAGGCAGGCGTTAGCTTAAAACTTAACGATGTCCCAGCACAGAAAGCCATTGAATTATTAGCAGAACAGCAAGGACTTAAACTCAAAAGAACAGAACACGCCTATATTCTAGCGGATAAAAGCATTCCTTTAGATACAATGGAAGTGAGGTTTCTTGATGTCTCGATAGAGGTACATGAAGAGGTGGCTCAAAATGGAGGGGATTATCGCAAGTACCTAGAAAGTCAGGGCTTTCAGTTTGACGCTGGATCTGAGGTAGACTTTGTAGAATCGGTCAATCGTTTAGTCATTAAAAACACACCCGAACAAAATAGTAAGATAGCCTCACACTTGGAGCAAGTTAATGAACGAGCTCAAGAAAAGAAAAAAGAATCTCAAAAAGCTAGAGAACGACTCAAGCAACTAAAAAGCCAGCAATCAAATCTCCCATCAGTTGCCTTGCCTTCGCCCTTGTTCTTTGAAGGGATGATTGATGCCAAAGAGACCAATTTGAGCACTTTTGCAATTGATGTGGATACGGCGAGTTATACGGCAGCAAGATCTGAAATTCGCGCAGGTCGCAAAGTAGAAGCGAGCCATGTACGAATTGAAGAATTTATTAATAATTTTGATTATCATTATAGCGTGCCCAAGAAAGAAGCATTTAAGATCGATAGTGAATTGAGTGATCACAAAGTTTACGCAGGTGTTAAGTTGCTGAGAGTGGGTGTTCAGGGACAACGTTTGGGGGCTGATTCACAGAAACCAGGCTCATACACATTTGTGATTGATAATAGTGGTTCCATGGCCGCCGAAAATCGCTTGCCACTGATTCAAAAGACTTTGCCCAATATGTTTAAGGCAATGAATCAGGATGATGAAGTGACAATTTTGAGCTGTGAGGGCGGGGTGACAAACCTGGCGAATCGGATCACCGCTAGCAATCATTCTCAACTTGAAACGGCGGTGAAAAATATTGAAGCGGGAACCGTGGCCAACTTAAGTGTAGGCATTGAAGAGGCCTATAAGTTAGCGGCACAAAATTTCCGCAGTGGCGCAGTGAATCGGGTCATCTTGTTATCAGATGGGATCGCAAGTTTGGGCGAGAAAGAAGCTCAAGAAGTTCTCAAAACCGTGAGTCAGTATCGCAAGCAAGGCATTGGCAATACAGTGATCGGCGTTGGTTCTGAAGATTATGATGATAGCTTTTTGGAGACCCTAGCCAACAAGGGCGATGGCGTTTATTACTTTGGCGATAGTAAAGAACAAATGAACGATATCCTGGTGAATAATTTTGAGGCTTCCTTCAAGACAATTGCGAGGGATGTAAAAATCCAACTGGAATTTAATCCACAGGCTGTGCGGTCCTATCGCTTACTAGGTTATGAAAAACGTCGCTTAGCGAATAAAGACTTCCGCAATGATAAAGTGGATGCGGGTGAAATTGGTGCGGGTCAAAGTGTAACGGCACTCTATGAACTAGTGGTCAATGAAAATACCCAAGAGGCTAAGTTAGGTGCGGTAAACTTACGCTATAAAAACTTAGAAAACGAGTTGGTCACCGAGATCAATAAAGAGATTAAAGCTCAGCAAAATGTGAGCTTCCCCGAAAGCCAAAGCTCGATGCGTTTAGCTTGGTGTGCGGCCACTTTTGCACGCCTTTTGAAAAATAATGGCAAGGGTGAATTGCGTTTTGATCAACTGGCGGCCGAAGTGGATAAAATTCTTCTAGAGCGCCCCCAAGATCAAAAGATTCAAGAATTTAAAGACCTCATCATTCGCTGTCAGTCTTTGTACTAA